A genomic region of Chryseobacterium sp. KACC 21268 contains the following coding sequences:
- a CDS encoding ABC-F family ATP-binding cassette domain-containing protein: MNYVSAENLSKSYGVKVLFKNITFHVNEGDKIAIVAKNGSGKSTLLKILMGKEIADGGEVVINKDIQVVLFDQEIDFDPKLSVEEFMMTLDSAPILALKKYHHALTSENPDDMETALAEMEIHKAWDLENEMEQILSQLKITDLSAKMGTLSGGQIKRIALAKLLTETRAEHRHTLLIMDEPTNHLDVEMVEWLENYLSKAKITLLLVTHDRYFLDAVCDKIWEMEDGNLYLHNGSYATYLENKMIREDNLNSTIDKANNLYRKELEWMRRQPKARTTKSKSRQDDFYETEKIAKTDTRKETLALDFEMKRLGNKILELRDINKSYGEKVLFKDFSYQFQRGEKVGIVGKNGAGKSTLLNIIQGFEPKDSGEIETGETIKFGYFAQKGLTYKEDERVIDFIKEIGENFPLANGKTISASQFLRLFLFDDQTQYSPISKLSGGEKRRLHLMYILYQNPNFLIFDEPTNDLDLPTLTVLENFLQNFQGSLIIVSHDRYFMDRIVDHVLAFEGDGKIKEFVGNFSEYRENLKNEEKNPKAEKTEAGSQKSEEKSTVQVVTNPQPTNNQQPKKKLSFKEQHELETIEKEMPKLEEQRSKILDELNNETDYEKIAKFSAELESISEKLENFELRWLELQD; this comes from the coding sequence ATGAATTACGTTTCTGCAGAAAATCTTAGCAAATCTTACGGCGTCAAAGTTCTGTTCAAAAATATTACCTTCCACGTGAACGAAGGCGACAAAATTGCCATCGTTGCCAAAAATGGAAGCGGAAAATCCACACTTCTGAAAATCCTAATGGGAAAAGAAATCGCGGATGGAGGTGAAGTGGTGATTAACAAAGACATTCAGGTTGTTTTGTTCGATCAGGAAATTGATTTTGACCCGAAACTTTCTGTAGAAGAGTTTATGATGACTTTGGATTCTGCGCCAATTCTCGCTTTGAAGAAATACCATCACGCTTTGACCTCGGAAAATCCAGATGATATGGAAACGGCTTTGGCTGAGATGGAAATCCATAAGGCCTGGGATTTGGAAAATGAGATGGAACAGATTCTTTCCCAATTGAAAATCACCGATTTGTCGGCGAAAATGGGAACGCTTTCTGGTGGACAAATCAAAAGAATTGCGTTGGCAAAACTATTGACAGAAACCAGAGCGGAACATCGTCATACGTTATTAATTATGGATGAGCCGACCAACCACTTGGACGTGGAAATGGTAGAATGGCTGGAAAATTATTTGAGTAAGGCGAAAATTACCTTGCTTTTGGTGACGCACGACCGTTATTTCTTGGATGCCGTTTGCGACAAGATTTGGGAAATGGAAGACGGAAATCTCTATCTCCACAACGGAAGTTATGCGACTTACCTTGAGAATAAAATGATTCGCGAGGACAACTTGAATTCGACGATTGATAAAGCCAACAATCTTTACAGAAAGGAGTTGGAATGGATGCGAAGACAGCCAAAAGCGAGAACCACGAAATCAAAATCGCGTCAAGATGATTTCTACGAAACTGAAAAAATAGCGAAAACCGACACGAGAAAAGAAACTCTGGCGTTGGATTTCGAGATGAAAAGATTGGGGAATAAAATCCTTGAACTTCGAGACATCAATAAAAGTTATGGAGAGAAAGTATTGTTCAAAGATTTCTCCTACCAATTTCAAAGAGGTGAAAAAGTAGGGATTGTTGGAAAAAACGGTGCTGGGAAATCGACTTTACTTAATATCATTCAAGGTTTTGAGCCGAAAGATTCTGGAGAGATTGAAACCGGCGAAACGATTAAATTCGGATATTTTGCACAGAAAGGGTTGACTTACAAAGAAGACGAACGCGTGATTGATTTCATCAAAGAAATTGGGGAGAATTTTCCTTTGGCTAATGGAAAGACCATCTCGGCTTCTCAGTTCTTGAGATTATTTTTATTTGATGACCAAACGCAATATTCACCAATTTCGAAACTTTCGGGCGGAGAAAAACGCCGTTTGCACTTGATGTATATTCTGTATCAGAATCCAAATTTCTTGATTTTTGATGAGCCTACGAATGATTTGGATTTGCCGACTTTGACAGTTCTTGAAAACTTTCTTCAGAATTTCCAGGGAAGTTTGATTATCGTTTCTCACGACCGTTATTTTATGGACAGAATTGTGGACCACGTTCTGGCTTTTGAAGGTGACGGAAAAATAAAAGAGTTTGTTGGAAATTTCTCAGAGTACAGAGAGAACCTGAAGAACGAAGAGAAAAATCCTAAGGCAGAAAAGACGGAAGCCGGAAGTCAGAAGTCGGAAGAAAAATCGACTGTGCAAGTTGTGACAAATCCTCAACCAACAAACAACCAACAACCAAAGAAGAAATTATCTTTCAAAGAGCAACACGAGTTGGAAACAATCGAAAAGGAAATGCCGAAATTGGAAGAGCAACGAAGCAAAATCCTTGATGAACTGAACAACGAAACCGATTACGAGAAAATTGCAAAATTCTCAGCGGAATTGGAAAGCATCTCTGAGAAATTGGAGAATTTCGAATTGCGTTGGCTGGAATTGCAGGATTAA
- a CDS encoding carboxypeptidase-like regulatory domain-containing protein: protein MKKLNFLFAIFAFVAFQAQTISGIVLSKEDNTPIPYAKIGIMNEGSGIQADENGKFQIQLDNVSKDKELIVAVPGYKQFRSSVEDFVKQNPHTIYLYEKVTDIQEVVLAPNNYKDKNLGVNSKSKSVMFTPNMEKGNSVVEETAVEFSSSKKLKITKININFSRFEATTPIKVRYTIYDEKDGKPNNLILNKDIIANIDKSKLDNSTFSVDVSNEKIWLQGKFFVGIQFIGQSDGKVALSGALFRSGYYRSFYGNWEKIGMAAPAINIDVKVKK, encoded by the coding sequence ATGAAAAAACTCAACTTTCTTTTTGCCATCTTCGCATTCGTAGCTTTTCAGGCACAAACCATTTCCGGAATTGTCCTTTCAAAAGAAGATAACACACCAATTCCTTACGCTAAAATTGGGATTATGAACGAAGGTTCCGGAATTCAAGCGGATGAAAATGGGAAATTCCAAATTCAATTGGACAATGTTTCGAAAGACAAAGAATTAATAGTCGCTGTTCCCGGCTACAAACAGTTCCGCAGCTCGGTAGAAGATTTTGTAAAACAGAATCCTCACACTATTTATTTGTACGAAAAAGTCACCGATATTCAGGAAGTAGTCTTGGCTCCAAATAATTACAAAGACAAAAATCTGGGTGTGAACAGCAAATCGAAATCTGTGATGTTTACGCCGAATATGGAAAAAGGAAATTCAGTCGTAGAAGAAACTGCGGTGGAATTCAGCTCCAGCAAAAAACTGAAAATCACCAAAATCAATATCAATTTTTCCAGATTCGAAGCTACGACGCCCATCAAAGTTCGTTACACGATTTACGATGAGAAAGATGGCAAACCGAACAATCTGATTTTGAATAAAGACATCATCGCTAACATTGATAAAAGTAAATTGGATAATTCAACTTTTTCTGTGGATGTGAGCAATGAAAAAATCTGGCTTCAAGGAAAATTCTTTGTAGGGATTCAGTTTATTGGACAGTCGGATGGGAAAGTGGCTTTGAGTGGAGCGCTTTTCAGGTCGGGATATTACCGTTCGTTCTATGGTAATTGGGAAAAAATCGGAATGGCAGCGCCAGCTATCAACATTGATGTGAAAGTGAAAAAGTAG
- a CDS encoding alpha/beta hydrolase, which yields MKKIIFLVLLCSCIFGIAQVSDFGKNEKVGKALHLKGADIYYEIYGEGKPLFLLHGNGGSIDAFSKEIPELSKHFKIIAMDTRAQGKSTDTSTGPLTYIKFADDVKALADELKLKKINILGWSDGGNIAIEFAIKYPKNINKIITSGANVFPNGVGESEVENMKKDAAKMKAENKPEREIRLLQLMIDEPKITTEQLNHIKAKVFVLAGENDLILRSHTEYIAKEIPNSKLKIYKGASHGVPIERAEELNKDVIEFLKK from the coding sequence ATGAAAAAGATAATATTTTTAGTCTTGTTATGTAGCTGCATTTTCGGCATTGCCCAGGTTTCGGATTTTGGAAAAAATGAAAAAGTGGGAAAAGCACTTCATTTAAAAGGTGCTGATATCTACTATGAAATTTACGGAGAAGGAAAACCATTATTTTTGCTTCACGGAAACGGCGGAAGCATCGATGCTTTTTCAAAAGAAATCCCGGAGCTTTCTAAACATTTCAAAATCATTGCGATGGACACGCGCGCTCAAGGTAAAAGTACGGATACTTCGACTGGACCTTTGACCTACATTAAATTTGCTGATGATGTAAAAGCTTTGGCGGATGAATTGAAATTAAAGAAAATCAATATTCTCGGCTGGAGCGATGGCGGAAATATTGCGATTGAATTTGCAATCAAATATCCAAAAAATATTAATAAAATCATCACAAGTGGCGCCAACGTTTTCCCGAATGGCGTAGGAGAAAGTGAAGTCGAAAATATGAAAAAGGACGCCGCGAAAATGAAAGCTGAAAACAAACCTGAACGTGAGATTCGCCTGCTTCAATTGATGATTGACGAACCAAAAATCACCACGGAACAACTAAACCATATCAAAGCGAAAGTCTTTGTCCTAGCTGGAGAAAATGATTTGATTCTGCGTTCGCATACAGAATACATCGCTAAAGAAATTCCTAATTCCAAATTGAAAATCTACAAAGGTGCTTCACACGGCGTTCCGATAGAAAGAGCGGAAGAGTTGAACAAGGATGTGATTGAGTTTTTGAAGAAGTGA
- a CDS encoding GH25 family lysozyme: MAKTNQSTKRKIHQKRKNVFIKKRWILLLILLVSLLGTGFYLRQKINYYFSYYLGKHFEHKNLTNSQKESTRIDKIVGLYSNQTFGFDISHYQRKEDIQWDSLSIGNRTIPLKFVVLRASMGNRKLDKNFDHFWETAKHHGLIRGAYHFYRPDEDPIMQANSFLSVAKLESGDLPPILDIEKNPRKKSKEQLVSDLKVWIKIMEETYGEKPIIYTYYHYYKDYLKGEFDDYPLWLANYNDVPTPSPDDEFQFWQFSENGIVYGINSKVDLDIYNGNLWSLKMMTID; encoded by the coding sequence ATGGCGAAGACAAACCAATCTACGAAGCGGAAAATCCATCAGAAGAGAAAAAACGTTTTTATCAAAAAGCGTTGGATTCTTCTCTTGATTCTTTTGGTGTCTCTGCTCGGTACAGGTTTTTATCTAAGGCAAAAAATAAATTATTACTTCTCCTACTATTTAGGAAAACACTTTGAACACAAGAATCTCACGAACTCGCAAAAGGAATCAACGAGAATTGATAAAATCGTTGGTCTCTATTCCAATCAGACTTTTGGCTTCGACATTTCCCATTATCAAAGAAAAGAAGACATCCAGTGGGATAGTCTGAGTATTGGCAACCGAACGATTCCTTTGAAATTCGTAGTTCTGAGAGCAAGTATGGGCAATAGAAAATTGGATAAGAACTTTGACCATTTTTGGGAAACGGCAAAACACCACGGTCTTATCCGAGGTGCTTACCACTTTTACCGTCCGGATGAAGACCCGATAATGCAGGCGAACTCCTTCCTTTCAGTTGCAAAATTAGAATCGGGCGACTTGCCTCCAATCCTTGACATCGAAAAAAATCCAAGAAAAAAATCAAAAGAACAATTGGTTTCTGACCTCAAGGTTTGGATTAAAATAATGGAAGAAACATACGGTGAGAAACCAATCATCTACACCTACTACCATTATTACAAAGATTATCTAAAAGGCGAATTCGATGATTATCCGCTGTGGCTGGCGAATTACAATGATGTTCCTACGCCGTCACCAGATGATGAGTTTCAGTTCTGGCAATTCTCAGAAAACGGTATTGTCTATGGGATTAATTCCAAAGTTGATTTGGATATTTACAATGGAAATCTCTGGAGCTTGAAAATGATGACGATAGATTAG
- a CDS encoding DUF3109 family protein: MIQIDDKLISEDIFAESFVCNLTKCKGACCVDGDTGAPLDKDELPILEEIFPKIKSYLRPEGVKAIEEQGTWVIDPYDGGYVTTLVNGSECAYVIFDEKGTTKCGIEKAYEDGVVDWKKPISCHLYPIRVNDYKTFIALNYHEWEICNDACTLGKELQVRIYQFLKEPLIRKYGEEFYKTLCDAAEEWEKEYNS; the protein is encoded by the coding sequence ATGATCCAGATAGATGATAAACTGATTTCCGAAGATATATTTGCAGAAAGTTTTGTCTGCAACCTTACCAAGTGCAAAGGCGCTTGCTGCGTAGATGGTGACACTGGTGCACCACTCGACAAGGACGAATTGCCAATTCTTGAGGAAATTTTCCCTAAAATAAAATCTTACCTCAGGCCAGAAGGCGTAAAGGCCATCGAAGAACAGGGAACTTGGGTTATAGACCCTTATGACGGCGGTTACGTGACGACATTGGTCAACGGAAGCGAATGTGCCTATGTTATTTTTGATGAGAAAGGCACAACCAAATGTGGTATCGAAAAAGCTTATGAAGACGGCGTTGTTGATTGGAAAAAACCAATTTCGTGTCACCTTTATCCAATAAGAGTGAATGATTATAAAACCTTCATCGCGCTAAACTATCACGAGTGGGAAATTTGTAATGATGCCTGTACTTTGGGGAAAGAATTACAAGTGAGAATCTATCAATTTCTGAAAGAGCCACTCATCCGCAAATACGGGGAAGAATTCTACAAAACCCTTTGCGACGCCGCAGAAGAATGGGAAAAAGAATATAATTCTTAG
- a CDS encoding DUF6427 family protein, whose protein sequence is MFRLLSKESNIFSVPAYIGALFLIFLSLNLLDFKNITLIPTLITFTGISLGYFLFNAIALNQFSHLPLFLYTVFVVAFYDGTINLGLACTFLMSSILLLILTSQNDQLRKSSYMLVGAILAFTFLVFPPSWPMAVFVIFHIIGTSGRIGLNMFRLLFGAILIVLSYFGVMYLIHFTTWDRSYLPFSASFEMLRSYYPLYILIPIALMIIYSLSDHFKHYNEKSPISRYKYTFVLVFSLAQLITIIFYMGYDYEYLLLLALPVSIIISRMLRFLPKYWMQELGLWIVVFCLAAFKIANFAQY, encoded by the coding sequence ATGTTTCGATTACTTTCAAAAGAAAGCAATATTTTTTCTGTTCCGGCCTACATTGGCGCTTTGTTTCTGATATTTCTATCACTTAACTTATTAGATTTCAAAAACATAACGCTTATTCCGACTTTAATTACGTTCACCGGAATCAGTTTGGGATATTTTTTATTCAATGCGATTGCATTAAACCAATTCTCTCATCTTCCATTATTTCTTTACACGGTTTTTGTGGTTGCTTTTTACGATGGAACCATCAATCTGGGTTTGGCCTGTACTTTCTTGATGAGCTCCATTTTATTATTGATCTTGACGAGTCAAAATGACCAATTGAGGAAAAGTTCATATATGCTTGTAGGTGCAATTTTGGCTTTTACATTTCTCGTTTTCCCGCCCAGCTGGCCAATGGCTGTGTTCGTGATCTTCCATATCATCGGAACTTCCGGACGAATTGGTCTTAATATGTTTCGCCTTTTGTTTGGAGCCATTTTGATTGTCTTGAGTTATTTTGGTGTGATGTACTTGATACATTTCACCACGTGGGATCGTTCTTATCTACCATTTTCAGCTTCATTTGAAATGTTGAGATCATATTATCCTTTATATATTTTGATCCCGATTGCCTTGATGATCATCTACTCGCTTTCCGATCACTTCAAACATTACAATGAGAAAAGTCCTATCAGCCGATACAAATATACTTTTGTCCTGGTTTTTTCGCTTGCGCAATTGATCACGATCATTTTTTATATGGGCTATGATTACGAATATCTTTTGCTACTTGCTTTGCCTGTAAGCATTATTATCAGCCGAATGTTGCGTTTCCTTCCAAAATACTGGATGCAGGAATTGGGACTTTGGATTGTTGTTTTTTGCTTGGCAGCATTTAAAATCGCTAATTTTGCACAATATTAA
- a CDS encoding universal stress protein: protein MKKIILPVDFSDTSNKLVDYAINFAKEVNAEIQLIHVAATDIGFVIGDMGFQYFPEVEENEIKYELKELNKIQERVVAQGVTCNHILKQGIAGDTILEFADEQNGDYIVVGSHGRSGVYDVFIGSLTKEITKKSKIPVLVVPCHDEE, encoded by the coding sequence ATGAAAAAAATTATTTTACCCGTAGATTTTTCCGACACCTCAAATAAATTGGTAGATTATGCCATCAATTTTGCGAAAGAAGTCAATGCCGAAATCCAATTGATCCACGTTGCGGCGACAGATATTGGTTTTGTGATCGGTGATATGGGATTCCAATATTTTCCTGAAGTTGAGGAAAATGAGATCAAATACGAATTGAAAGAACTTAATAAAATTCAGGAAAGAGTGGTTGCACAGGGCGTTACTTGTAATCATATCCTAAAACAGGGAATTGCTGGCGACACGATCTTGGAATTTGCAGATGAACAAAATGGAGATTACATCGTGGTAGGTTCACACGGCAGAAGCGGTGTTTATGATGTTTTCATCGGAAGTTTGACCAAGGAGATCACCAAAAAGTCAAAGATACCTGTTCTGGTTGTTCCTTGTCACGATGAAGAATAA
- a CDS encoding fumarylacetoacetate hydrolase family protein, translating into MKIICVGRNYGEHAKELGNNIPEDPVIFMKPDTAILKKGSDFYIPEFSDDIHYELEVVLKISKGGKYIQKENAGNHYDEIGLGLDFTARDLQTKLKNKGLPWELAKGFDGSAVVSDFVSKDNFDLTNLGFSLTKNNEKVQDGNTSEMIFSPEDIIAFASQYFTLRVGDLIFTGTPKGVGKVSENDLLEAYLEDKKLFSLKIQ; encoded by the coding sequence ATGAAAATAATCTGCGTAGGAAGAAATTACGGCGAGCACGCCAAAGAGTTGGGAAATAACATTCCGGAAGATCCAGTGATCTTTATGAAACCTGACACCGCCATTTTGAAAAAAGGCTCGGATTTCTACATTCCTGAATTTTCTGATGACATCCATTATGAATTGGAAGTGGTTTTGAAAATCTCAAAAGGTGGAAAATATATTCAAAAAGAAAATGCAGGAAATCATTATGATGAGATTGGTTTAGGATTGGATTTCACGGCGAGAGATTTGCAAACCAAGCTGAAAAATAAAGGTTTGCCTTGGGAATTGGCGAAAGGTTTTGATGGTTCGGCGGTGGTTTCAGATTTTGTTTCGAAAGACAATTTTGATTTGACAAATCTTGGATTTTCATTGACCAAGAACAATGAGAAAGTTCAAGACGGAAACACGAGCGAAATGATTTTCAGTCCCGAGGATATCATTGCTTTTGCATCGCAATATTTCACTTTGAGAGTTGGCGATTTGATTTTTACGGGAACGCCAAAAGGTGTTGGAAAAGTTTCTGAGAATGATCTGCTTGAAGCTTATTTGGAAGATAAAAAATTGTTCAGTTTAAAGATCCAATAG
- a CDS encoding exonuclease domain-containing protein, whose protein sequence is MNLKLYKPLCVFDLETTGTNVGKDRIVEICILKVNPDASRESKTWKVNPEMPIPKESSAIHGIYDEDVVNAPTFKDIASKILEMISGADLGGFNSNRFDVPLLAEELLRAGLDFDLSKFKLVDAQTIYHKMEPRNLSAAYNFYCQKTLENAHSAEADVLATFEVLDAQVGHYEDLPNEVAGLSEFSFHSKFADLAGMIHFNDKDQEIFAFGKYKGQLVKDVFQKDIGYYGWLQSADFPLYTKKIFTKIQLKSRF, encoded by the coding sequence ATGAACTTAAAACTATATAAGCCACTTTGCGTTTTCGATTTGGAAACGACGGGAACCAACGTGGGAAAAGACAGAATCGTGGAAATCTGCATCCTGAAAGTAAATCCGGACGCATCAAGAGAAAGTAAAACCTGGAAAGTAAATCCAGAAATGCCAATTCCAAAAGAATCCTCCGCCATCCACGGAATCTACGATGAAGACGTTGTGAACGCACCAACTTTCAAAGACATTGCATCGAAAATTCTGGAAATGATTTCCGGAGCGGATTTGGGAGGTTTTAATTCCAACCGTTTTGATGTGCCACTTTTGGCAGAAGAGCTTTTGCGTGCTGGTTTGGATTTCGACCTGAGCAAATTCAAGCTGGTGGATGCGCAAACCATTTATCACAAAATGGAACCGAGAAATCTTTCTGCAGCGTACAATTTCTATTGTCAAAAAACTTTGGAGAACGCGCATTCTGCGGAAGCCGATGTTTTGGCGACTTTCGAAGTTTTGGATGCGCAAGTTGGACATTACGAAGATTTGCCGAATGAAGTTGCTGGCCTTAGCGAGTTTTCTTTCCACAGCAAGTTCGCAGATTTGGCTGGAATGATTCATTTTAATGACAAAGACCAGGAAATTTTTGCTTTTGGGAAATACAAAGGACAACTTGTGAAGGACGTTTTCCAAAAAGATATTGGCTATTACGGCTGGCTTCAAAGTGCTGATTTTCCGCTTTATACAAAGAAGATATTTACAAAAATCCAGCTGAAATCTAGGTTTTAA
- a CDS encoding CDP-alcohol phosphatidyltransferase family protein, with translation MNFIKNNLANAFTLGNLFSGCVGIVHLISGDYQTTAICIIISLVLDFFDGFIARAMNSSSNLGGQLDSLADMVSFGFLPGVAMMKMLEPFGNNFLGIELPFEIKYFGFLITLFSCLRLAIFNLDDDQKYYFKGLNTPSNTVLIFGIYYNLEITKSVLSIFPPNELGNFILNISAEVWIIITIISSWLLISPIKMIAMKFKSKKLEDNYPKLALLIGGILILLIFKTVGIPLIIIYYIFVSLIFQKQLK, from the coding sequence ATGAATTTCATCAAAAACAACCTTGCCAACGCATTTACTTTAGGGAATCTTTTCTCGGGATGTGTTGGGATTGTTCACCTCATTTCGGGCGATTATCAAACGACAGCGATTTGCATTATTATCTCATTGGTTCTCGATTTTTTCGACGGTTTTATTGCAAGAGCAATGAATTCCAGCAGTAATCTGGGTGGACAATTGGATTCTTTGGCAGATATGGTAAGTTTCGGATTTTTGCCTGGCGTTGCGATGATGAAAATGCTAGAACCATTTGGCAATAATTTTTTAGGAATCGAATTACCCTTTGAAATTAAATATTTTGGATTTTTGATTACACTTTTTTCTTGTCTTAGATTAGCAATTTTCAATTTGGATGACGATCAGAAGTATTATTTTAAAGGTTTGAATACACCGAGTAATACAGTTTTGATTTTTGGAATTTATTATAATTTAGAAATAACAAAAAGTGTTCTTAGCATATTCCCTCCAAACGAACTAGGAAATTTTATTCTAAACATTAGTGCAGAAGTTTGGATAATTATTACAATCATTTCTTCTTGGTTACTTATTTCGCCAATCAAAATGATTGCAATGAAATTCAAATCAAAAAAATTAGAAGATAATTATCCAAAATTGGCTTTATTAATTGGAGGAATTTTGATTTTACTAATTTTCAAAACAGTCGGAATTCCGTTGATTATCATTTATTACATTTTTGTTTCATTAATATTTCAAAAACAACTTAAATAG
- a CDS encoding sulfatase-like hydrolase/transferase yields the protein MKNLRGQEVLALVYRLFLVFFFYQMARFLFWFFNRELVKVDGISEYFKLSYYGTAFDTTAILYVNSVFILLSIIPIVINTKKNYQKFLFFWYFITNGITYAFNFGDIIYYRFSQARLTSAVFSVAKNESNIGKVFFNAVLQNPFVIVSFILMIFLWIFLYKKVKVEEEKPKNLIKYFASSVAILCVIALLVVGGIRGDFKHSTRPINLVDANKHVSNPLQGNLVLNSVFSFFRTINTNNFKLVNFVDEKFINQEIKPYKLYEREVGDKPNIVIFIMESFGKEYSGAFNRNSNIKDFVSYTPFLDSLAKESLIFTNAFANGRQSIHGMSSVLAGIPSLTDAFTSSPYSNQKIQSIVSVCNDLGYDTSFYHGAPNGSMGFQGFGNILGFKHYFGKNEYNNDKDFDGMWAIWDEPFFQYFAKNIGKKQPFMSTMFSASSHDPFKVPEKYHNKFKSGPLQIHVPIQYTDFALKKFFETASKQSWYQNTIFVITADHTNQIHYEEYQKAMNRFAIPLLFFSPNPKYNLKGIDDRFAQQIDIYPTLADLLGYNKKIRSWGRSLVSDKNEDHMIIHSDSINEQIVIGNYVYIFDGKEVTGIYDKTDLALSKNLFSKNLNPEQKLGILKTKAWYQDYMDRVINRKLY from the coding sequence ATGAAAAATTTGAGAGGGCAGGAAGTTTTGGCCTTGGTTTACAGACTTTTTTTGGTGTTTTTCTTTTATCAAATGGCGAGATTCCTGTTTTGGTTTTTCAATCGTGAATTGGTGAAGGTCGATGGAATTTCCGAATATTTCAAGCTTTCTTATTACGGGACTGCGTTTGACACGACTGCGATTCTTTATGTGAACTCGGTTTTTATTTTGTTAAGCATTATTCCGATTGTTATCAATACAAAAAAGAATTATCAGAAATTTCTGTTTTTCTGGTACTTCATCACGAATGGAATTACTTACGCTTTCAACTTTGGCGACATTATTTATTATAGATTTAGCCAAGCGCGATTGACTTCCGCTGTTTTTTCTGTAGCTAAAAACGAAAGTAATATCGGAAAGGTCTTTTTCAATGCGGTTTTGCAGAATCCGTTTGTGATTGTTTCCTTTATTTTAATGATTTTCCTGTGGATTTTCCTTTACAAAAAAGTGAAAGTGGAAGAGGAGAAACCTAAAAATTTAATCAAATATTTTGCCTCATCTGTTGCTATTTTGTGTGTAATAGCACTTTTAGTGGTTGGCGGAATCCGTGGCGATTTTAAACATTCCACAAGACCTATTAATTTGGTTGATGCCAACAAACACGTCAGCAATCCACTTCAAGGAAACTTAGTTCTGAACAGTGTTTTTTCATTTTTCAGAACGATTAATACCAACAATTTCAAGCTCGTCAATTTTGTTGATGAGAAATTCATTAATCAAGAAATTAAACCTTATAAATTATACGAAAGGGAAGTGGGAGACAAGCCAAATATTGTCATTTTCATTATGGAAAGTTTCGGAAAAGAATATTCTGGGGCTTTTAATAGAAATTCGAACATCAAAGATTTTGTTTCCTACACGCCATTTCTCGATAGTTTGGCAAAAGAAAGTCTGATTTTCACCAATGCGTTTGCGAACGGAAGACAATCCATCCACGGAATGAGTTCTGTGCTTGCGGGAATTCCGAGCTTGACCGATGCTTTTACGAGTTCCCCTTATTCCAATCAAAAAATCCAGTCGATTGTTTCGGTTTGTAATGATTTGGGCTACGACACGAGTTTCTACCACGGCGCGCCAAATGGCTCGATGGGTTTTCAAGGTTTTGGGAATATTTTGGGTTTCAAACATTATTTTGGAAAAAACGAATACAATAATGACAAGGACTTCGACGGAATGTGGGCGATTTGGGATGAACCATTTTTTCAATATTTTGCGAAGAACATTGGGAAAAAGCAACCGTTTATGTCCACAATGTTTTCAGCTTCGTCTCACGACCCGTTCAAAGTCCCGGAGAAATATCACAACAAGTTCAAATCTGGGCCATTGCAGATCCACGTTCCAATCCAATACACAGATTTTGCGTTAAAGAAATTCTTCGAAACGGCGAGCAAGCAATCTTGGTATCAGAACACAATTTTCGTCATAACGGCCGACCACACCAATCAAATCCATTATGAGGAATATCAAAAAGCGATGAACAGATTTGCGATTCCGCTATTGTTTTTCTCTCCAAATCCAAAATATAATTTGAAAGGAATTGATGACCGTTTTGCCCAGCAAATCGACATTTATCCAACTTTGGCTGACTTGCTTGGTTATAACAAAAAAATCAGAAGTTGGGGCAGAAGTTTGGTTTCGGACAAGAATGAAGATCATATGATCATCCATTCCGATTCCATCAATGAGCAAATTGTAATTGGAAACTACGTCTACATTTTTGATGGAAAAGAAGTGACGGGAATCTATGACAAAACAGATCTGGCGTTGTCCAAAAATCTGTTCAGCAAAAACCTTAATCCAGAACAAAAACTCGGAATCCTAAAAACAAAAGCGTGGTATCAGGATTATATGGATCGTGTGATCAACAGAAAACTGTATTAG